The Maridesulfovibrio ferrireducens genomic sequence AGCACATTAACTAAATTATTATATTGCTAAGTATTACAGATAGATTTTGCTTTCATGCTATTTTATTTTAAATAGGCATTGTCTTGCAACCTCAGAAGAGTTATATTCTAAATATAAAGATATAACCATTCAGCAAAGGGAGGACTTATGAAAAAAACAACACTAATCCCAACTCCACAGAAAAAGATTAGCACCAAGGTTGACCCAAAGGTCAAAACAATTCAGAAAAAATGTGAAATATTCGTACTCACAAATGAAAACTGGAATGTTCATCAGGATGACAGGGCAAATATTATGAATGCTGATTTTCATCAGATGGAATCTGCAAGGAACACTAAATCAGCATGAAAAAAAATCGACAACAAAAAAACATTAAGCTATTAGAGCTGATAAAAAGTCCCCCCTTTTGAATTTGCTGATCAAGAAGGGGGATTTCTTTTGCCAATATTATTCGATCTACATAAAAAAAAGCACACTTGATGTACTCAAGTGTGCTTTAATTATTACAAAAAATAAATAAACCTACAAATTACTCTTAATCCTTGAAAGAATTCTTGATGAAGCCTGCTCATCACCTAACATACCATACCTGACTGAAACTTCAGTAACTCTGGAAGAAATGCTCTTCATGTCAATGTATATTGTAGTGTCAACATCAATAGCTTTAATAGATGCGTCACTTATCCTCTTTTCATTACTCTCAATTTTTAAACCGAGTCCCTGACAAGCTTTCAATGTCGCCTGATAAGTAGAGCTTAAATTGGCATTATATTGGCGTTTTGCCTGACCTGCTACATAGGCGTAAGTTCCACCTGCTGCTGCTCCGCCGAGTAAAACCGCGCCGCAACCTGAAAGAGACAAGGCCATCAAGGTACACAGAAAAAATGTGGTGATCTTCTTTGCAATCATTATTAATCTCCTAATTTTGAATTCATATTTTTTATTACAATCAACTTAAGAACAAATATGTATTACGACATTGTTCCAGTCATCCGCAGATAGACAATGTGCCGAAGGCTTAACAAAAACAACTATAATCAACACAAAAAAAATACGATCAAAAATACCGACCGCACTTATATATTAAATACATTTTAAATTATAAAATATTATTTTCGCGTAGTTCATTTAAAACTCTAACCTTGCTGAAAGGCTTCACTATATAACAGCTTGCGTAACCCTTAAAAAAGGCCTGACTCACATTTTTAGTATCGTTAAGACAAGTAATCATAACAAGTTTGAATTCATCAGGCCCTTCAATCCCCAGTTGGACCTCAAAATCGCGAAGTTTTTTTGTCGCAGCGTGTCCATCCATTTCCGGCATCAGGATATCCATAAAAACCGTATCAAACGGATCATTATCCTCAACAGCTTTCTTAAAGATATCCAGAGCTTCTGTTCCGTTAAACACAGCTTCACAACGAGCATATGGTGACAA encodes the following:
- a CDS encoding DUF3568 family protein; translation: MIAKKITTFFLCTLMALSLSGCGAVLLGGAAAGGTYAYVAGQAKRQYNANLSSTYQATLKACQGLGLKIESNEKRISDASIKAIDVDTTIYIDMKSISSRVTEVSVRYGMLGDEQASSRILSRIKSNL
- a CDS encoding response regulator; this encodes MRFLIIDDDETVHMYLTQLLSPYARCEAVFNGTEALDIFKKAVEDNDPFDTVFMDILMPEMDGHAATKKLRDFEVQLGIEGPDEFKLVMITCLNDTKNVSQAFFKGYASCYIVKPFSKVRVLNELRENNIL